Part of the Oncorhynchus tshawytscha isolate Ot180627B linkage group LG23, Otsh_v2.0, whole genome shotgun sequence genome, AGTCCAAAGCAGTCAGCACTTCCTGTGTACGTTGGAAAACCGAGGACACTGTGAAAAGGTTGGTAACTAATACATGTATTACAACTCACTTTGGGTTAATACAGCTTTGATCATTTATTAATAACAACCCAAACTAGCTAAGGTACTATTCGAGGCTACGAAATGCAGTCAATGTGGCTGTGATTACTGCAAGAAGCTTGCTAGCCAGTtagataatgttagctagctaacgtagctagTTATAGTATGTTGTGAAAGAAATTAGCAAACGTCGTTGCTCAGCATTGCATTTTCATGTATCTAAAGAACATAGATGTTGTAGCTATAGCTAACAGATACTGTAGCTATGTAAAGCAGAGTCTGCTGTAAAATAGCTAGCTTAATAGCAGATAGCGAACTACTGAATGCAAGCTACagtggttccaaaagggttattcggctgtccccataggataatcctttttggttccaggtagtgccctatttggttccaggtagaatccttttaggttccatgtagaaccctttccacagacgggacagccaaagaacccttttaggttctagatagcacctttttctcTAAGATTGTAACTTCTGAACCTGAAGAGAGACCACTTCTTCATTGCAGGTTTCTACAGTCGTCGCCTTCCCCAAAATCCTCTGGATGCTGCCCAGTGTTCTCCGCTGTGCCTGTCCAATCTCCGCCACCCTCGCCTTCACCAGGCCCTTAGCCCACTTCAGACCCCACATGGCTCCTGATCCCAACCGCCCCGTGGAGGGGGCCATACGGACCAAGCTCACCCAGCAGTTGGAGCCAGAACACCTGGAAGTCCACAATGAGAGCCACATGCACGCCGTGCCCCCTGGATCCGAGTCCCACTTCAGAGTCCTGGTGGTTAGCCCACGCTTCGACGGC contains:
- the bola1 gene encoding bolA-like protein 1, which codes for MLPSVLRCACPISATLAFTRPLAHFRPHMAPDPNRPVEGAIRTKLTQQLEPEHLEVHNESHMHAVPPGSESHFRVLVVSPRFDGLSLLQRHRLVNETLAEELKSCVHALAIQAKTPLQWGSNPSIAKSPPCMGGSKGDHTVEEKLKAGRD